A segment of the Mercurialis annua linkage group LG4, ddMerAnnu1.2, whole genome shotgun sequence genome:
taaacttgTCTCTAAAAATTGACGAGAATTATTTCGCcgattttagtgacggattcaaAAGACACTCTGCTGACACTCTTCTGGAGAGGAGGCCGGTTCCTACTGTATCTTGCACCTCAAGTTCGGAGAGGATACGTACAATAACATCATCCGCCAATTTGCTAATATAATCGCTGCCATTACTCAATTTGTTCCTCTTGCCTGGCTTGCTTTTCTCTTCCATTTAATATGGAGTTTACTCATATGAATATGATTAAAGAGTTTCTTATATAGAAGCAGGCTTTTGCATTTGATTAGGGTTCCAATTGCTTAACCAttattttttgttgtaattcaaaataaaattatttttttttatcaattttggaCCAACGTTGATTAAATAACCTCTTCTACtgataattttctaaaaagctACTACACAAATTTATCTaaactagttttgcattacgtgctacgcacgtggctcgtggTGCAAtttgccaaatttttacaattatatttaGAGAAATTTAgagaaattatatttataattaattattaattgtttttataattataaattgtatttaagtcaaaaatattaaataatatcttaaatagtagttaattaaaaattgttaataacaataataatgatACAGTAATCTTGATTAATATATACTGATACTATAAAGCATATGCAGTAATCATAAATTCATAATCTTGAagctattaaataattatactaTACTATAAAACTATATGCTGTATCCACCAATTCATAATAGCAAAAAATATAGAGAAggaattttattatatagtgCAAgccaaacaaaaaatttaatttgagaaGGCGCTAATGATTTCTAAATTTGTATAAATGGAATTTTTTGACGTTGATAATCAGCCGGCATATTCTCAACATCCCCAGACTACTCCCGCAAGCCAACTGAAATTGATGTAGATATATTGAATGAATCTGATAGTAattaatgatttaaattttatcaattttagtataatataaaaatatgaattaaggTTTGTCCAACAGgtgaatttttctaaaaaaatcgcctaaaataaaaaagttgatCGAAATAGAAATTTCTCTTTTGTTACATATTTCTCTCTCAAACACTTAAACTTTGTTTAACCTTTCTTCCTCTAAGACCAATCTCAATGTCTTCGAGATTAGTTGCTTGAAGTGGGACACTGCGATTACAATCAAACCATTCACACATTACACATATTAATTTTATCCAaagaattaatttttcttttggttttataataaccataattaaataattaacttaattttattaataatattttaaaaatataaaatagaaatttaaataataaaatattgaccaaatacattattttaattttataatcaatcaaactaaaaaataggtattcctactaatttggagacaatttagttattttttacatactaaaaattaaattagagataatttagctacctattctaattaggattttaattacaatagtgattaattaaataactaattagttaatgactataaaacctttatttagtagtaaactgaaaaggattattcagtaaatttccttgtcccccccccatccgtgcttttatatatagtatagattagaaataattacaaatattgtcaatatttaaatattactagtttcgcattacgtgctatgcacgtggctcgtaacgtaactggtcaatgaatatattagtaaatttattataattatatcaattttttatttataattaatattaaattagttaagaatttttgtaaaagtaaatataatatattcggttattaaatttgtttgatactgaatttattcttcttttggttttataataaccataattaaataattaacttaattttattaataatatctttagaaataataagatagaaatttaaataataatatattgaccacatacagtattttaattttgtagttcaatcaaattaaaagataggtattcctactaatttgtaaacaatttagttattttttacatattaaaactaaattgaagataagttagctacctattctaattaggactataattataatagtgattaattaaataactaattaggtaatgactataaaacctttatttaatactaaactgaaaaggattattcggtaaatttgcctgtccccccctccatccgtgcttttatatatagtatagatagggAGTCaaactttatttaattatttttatagaaaaataaattctgtttttttttaaatgtcttTGTTAGTggattatatttgttttctaaatttatCATAAAGGACATAATTGattataattgaattattttacagTTTCTtccataattttgattaaatttaaataaataataattattgtttaaatataatcatctaaaaattaataaacaaaatattaaattattgtatTTGACTATTTGTTACTTAATAAAATATCACACACATACCTATTAGCACcatatattttagaataattttttattttttatcttttgatttattataaatttgatgatatttgactaagttgtatttttatttttttattaatgaaattttcattattctcaaaaaaaaacaaatattagaatctcaaaaaaaaaattaatacttctGTCCTACTAAGATAATTTGGATATTGAATAAGAATACGAAGAGTGAAATTTTGATTGGACCAAAATAgattttttatatatgatagGCATTACATTAGTAGTACTTAATAAATCCTGCAATGACAAATTACAGAGAATAACATTAACCATTTATTTTcaggaaaaaaaaacatagcCATATCATTCATGTTACTTGCACACTGCTTTCAATAATTAAAAGTCTTCCATCTTAATTGTCAATTTATATCTCTAATATAGAAACCCAATTTATTTCGTTGATAAAATTACTCCTCACGTCACGCcctacaaaagaaaaaaaatcacacATTAATGCATAAAGAATACAAAAGACTAATCaccaccgtttggattgagaatttttaaaatttataatttctataaaattgatagattttaaatttatgaattgtaaaattaataaatgtatgAATTCCattatttggattaatttcaaaattcttgAATTTATAAGAATAAATTTGAGATATATAAATTGTAATACAATCCATTATTCATTAAAAAGGGATGGATTTCAATTTTTCCATTTAGGAGGTGGGAAATCAAACGATGGATTTGGAAGATAAGGAATTGGTATAATCCATGGATTCTCATACTATTTTTTTCACCAAACCATATTTTGCTCCCTCCAAAATCCCttaatccaaacggtgcctaaatgatattaaaacaaaatcgaaacttttataagaatataaaattttcaaactaaaccgatttaaaatttatatgtgttaacattttgaaacagattacatttaataattttaaattacccgtcatttggcctttttagaTTCGGCTTGAATAAAAAATGAagatatttttacttttaaaactaACCGAATTACAAAatctatttctttttaaatcaaaccaaatcaaaattgaTTCCATTATATTTTTGCAAACTTCTATGTACAACATTCGCATTCAAACTCTAACTAGAGCTCCATTCACATGGAAAAAAAAGAACATTATATGAAAATGGTATAATTTATCTGattataattgaatttttaagtttttttatgtcagtcattaaactattttttttaatcattgaactttcatttttattttgatattttccgGCCAAACATGCTTAGATGGCAGCCGAATTTTGCTacttttactttgaaaatttatcatacGCACATAAGTTTACTTTGGAAAGGAGTTATAAGATCAAATTATGCATAAATGATAAGTTTTCaggtaaataaaaataaattccgGCCCGGCTGCCACTTAAGCaattttttttcggaaaataccaagatcaaaataaaataaaaatttaatggtaaaaaaaaatagtttagtagataattgaaatgaaaaaaattgaaattcggCAATTTTCAAGATCAATTACCCATAAAATGGATTTCAACATGATTTTTATTGGAATCGGAAACGAAAGTTCCGCTCCACCAAATAAGAAACCAGACCGATATCAATTTTCCTCAGGACCAATCTTGGCTCAAGCCCAGTTCCGGATTTAACCGGTTCTGGGCCGGTTTATACCGGGCCAATTCCAGGCTCAAACCAGCCTGTGGCCCAGCCTACTGACTAATGAATATGCAAATGCACGCTACTAGGAAGAGAGTAGTCGAGAAAGTTACGTGGTGCAATTAAACGACGGAGTAACCGGCGGCAGAGTTATACGCACTCCACAGTTGGCCGGAAGTGAAGATATAAGAGAGAAGTCAACAAGCGGAAACATTGACTCCGATCCCTCAATGCATTGGCAGATAGAAACTCTGTCACCCTTGTTGCTCGAGTAATTACCCAAATATCTCACACCACTGCAGCATATCGGCGACGGAGTTGCCACGTTTCTTGACAAAAAAGAAATACACGGCGTCAGTTGATTTATTATTGAACTGCACGGTGGTAACGGGTCAATCGCCGCTGATCCTATAATCAGTACCAGGAAGGTCAAACTGAAAACCCTGCTCAGCTGCCTCATTGTCATAATTTGAATGTTGGATTTGATGTGAATTTATTAGAATTGTGAAGAAATGAGGGAATTTATAGCAGGTGGCTTGTGGGTagattaatttgaaattaattaacaATGTAAAATGTACATTGCatgttcttttaaaaaataagagcAAAATTACAATGCAAGAAAATTTTGCTATTTTTATGACTTTAAAGAGTTAATTAATTGTACAAGAAATGCTTGAAGCCACTGTCTTTTGCTGATACCTGAAACCAAGCTAAATTCTTTATTGGCTCTTTTTGAGGAAAGAATATAAAGAATGTGAAGATAAGGAAAAATAAAATGTGTAATCCATCATAATTCccctaaaaataatttaattcataagtTTTGTTGAAGGTGATTAAATACACACACTATCCTTGAATTTTAGTTAAGATAAAGTAAAATATAACCGAGTCGAGTCAATTTACGaactatttgaaattaattaaaaaaataattggaaTCAACTATATGTAAATagattcaaattaaaattcaaattattcgAGTCAATTGTTAGTCAcgtttaaatatcaaaatggtAGACTTGACAAGCTGAAGAAcgtaattgaattttaattaatttaattttttattccttataattatatattagtaataatgtttttattttatacttatttttttatatatttatattgacAATTGATTCAATCCGACTAGAGTTGAAGCTCCTAAAATAAGATTTGATCAAATTAGAATCaagttttgttattttaatttagagtCGAACGAGTTTGAACCTGACAGTATTGCTATTCGAATTAACAAGATTACATTCTAAGCTAAAGTAAACAATAATCTCAATTTATGCAATGAACAGTCCGAATTTCTAACTCTGAACAATCTCAACCATCAACATAATAAGATTTTGACATACAAAACTAACCTTCTTAACACTCCTCTGTTTCCTCTGTACTTAAATACAACAAACTCAAAACACAAAACCCCACTGATACAAAATACAATCTCTATAAAACCATATTTACATAAACAAAATTACCAGAAAACCACGCACATAGACACCACATTGTCAAGGTCCTGAAtacaatgaagaagaagaagcagacaATGAAGACGAAGGCGTAGTAGCGATAGAAGAAGCCGACAACGAAGCATCAGGCGAATTCCGACATACAGGACACGTGGCATTCATTTTAAGCCATGCATCAACGCATTCAGAATGGAAATAATGGTTGCACTCTGGTATAGTTCTAAGTGTCTCTTTAGGTTGATACTCGGATAAACATATAGAGCAAGTGTTGTCGTTTGGCTTCGGCAATCTTCGGCTTGCGCCAAGTAAGGTTTTCGGGTACAATTCGAGTGTTGGTCCGTCGAGACCAGCCGTCACGACGGATGGTTGGTGCGGAATAGTGGTGATTAGTTCGCTGCGCCTAGAGCTGTGGCTGTGTCTATATGATCTCACTCGTCCGCATAAGTAACAACCGAGACCAATTATACAGAGTAGTCCTGGTATTCCAATACCAATTATCATGCCATATTTTGCACTTCTTGGCAGAGCTGAAAGCAAAAATAGAACAACCATCAACCAGCTTAATAAGCATTTTTTGAGTAGGAGCGAGCCTTGTTAGGTTAAAATctaggattgggattccctcaagttcaaaatgaacttgagggggtcatgttcacgatctacaccatcCATtatataatgaacggtgtagatcaaaaaagcgcaagattaatcaaattaatatacaccgttcattttataatgaacggtgtagatcgtgaacatgaccccctcaagttcaaatgaacttgaggcaATCCCAATTCTAAAATctaacaaaattatttatagCTACATTTAGAGAGTTATTTCAGCTCTTGAAATAAACCGGTCGTATTAATCAAATTACTGAAATTTTAAACATACAAAACGAAACAGACTGAATtataccttttaattttgttgaaccgtaaaactataaaaacaattttaaaacaataattatttagttaatCCAGTTTATTCG
Coding sequences within it:
- the LOC126676631 gene encoding non-specific lipid-transfer protein A-like is translated as MTMRQLSRVFSLTFLVLIIGSAAIDPLPPCSSIINQLTPCISFLSRNVATPSPICCSGVRYLGNYSSNKGDRVSICQCIEGSESMFPLVDFSLISSLPANCGVRITLPPVTPSFNCTTA